In one Halorubrum sp. CBA1229 genomic region, the following are encoded:
- a CDS encoding 3-hydroxyacyl-CoA dehydrogenase/enoyl-CoA hydratase family protein gives MELDDVQHVTVLGAGNMGHGIAEVAALAGYDVALRDIEEEFVQDGYDQIEWSLGKLAEKDRIGEDEAEAALDRVEAYVDLEDSLADADVVVEVVPEKMAIKKDVYDEVVEYTPEEAVFVTNTSSLSITELSEVTDRPERFCGMHFFNPPVRMDLVEVISGKHTSEDTLELIEGLAESMGKTPVRVRKDSPGFIVNRILVPLMNEAAWIVESGDATMEAVDSTTKFDMGLPMGSFELADQVGIDVGYHVLDYMHEVLGEAYRPCPLLVEKVEAEELGKKTGSGFYDYEDGEGAQIPSDAIDADVRRRLLAVMANEVAGLIGNDVADAPAIDRAVMLGAGFPDGPAKLADNEGLADLVDVLDDLHEETGEARYEATDYLREAAEAGGFHGDGAEGGDAEDGDGTGDRFAAYDTLNVAVEDRVGHVEIDRPHRMNTISGELLDELADAIDRLDADDDVRAILLSGAGDRAFSAGADVQSMAAGGAEPISAVELSRQGQQTFGKLEDSDKPVVAAIDGYCLGGGMELATAADLRVASDRSELGQPEHNLGLLPGWGGTQRLARIVGEGRAKEIIFTADRYEAETLAEYGFLNDVVPGDEIDERARELVESLAAGPPIAQKYTKRAMHAGRTDGEAGLEVEAMGFGHVMNTDDLMEGVTAFMGDGEPEFEGK, from the coding sequence ATGGAACTCGACGACGTGCAGCACGTGACGGTCCTCGGCGCCGGGAACATGGGCCACGGTATCGCGGAGGTGGCCGCGCTCGCCGGCTACGACGTGGCGCTGCGGGACATCGAGGAGGAGTTCGTTCAGGACGGCTACGACCAGATCGAGTGGTCGCTCGGCAAGCTCGCCGAGAAGGACCGGATCGGCGAGGACGAGGCTGAGGCGGCGCTCGACCGCGTCGAGGCGTACGTCGACCTCGAGGACTCGCTGGCCGACGCCGACGTGGTGGTCGAGGTCGTCCCCGAGAAGATGGCGATCAAGAAGGACGTGTACGACGAGGTCGTCGAGTACACGCCCGAGGAGGCCGTCTTCGTCACCAACACCTCCAGTCTCTCGATCACCGAGCTCTCCGAGGTGACCGACCGCCCAGAGCGCTTCTGCGGGATGCACTTCTTCAACCCGCCGGTGCGGATGGACCTCGTCGAGGTCATCTCCGGGAAACACACCTCGGAGGACACCCTCGAACTGATCGAGGGGCTCGCGGAGTCGATGGGGAAGACCCCGGTGCGCGTCCGGAAGGACAGCCCCGGCTTCATCGTCAACCGCATCCTCGTCCCGCTGATGAACGAGGCGGCGTGGATCGTCGAGTCCGGCGACGCCACGATGGAGGCGGTCGACTCCACGACGAAGTTCGACATGGGGCTCCCGATGGGGTCGTTCGAGCTCGCGGATCAGGTCGGCATCGACGTGGGCTACCACGTGCTCGACTACATGCACGAGGTGCTCGGCGAGGCGTACCGCCCCTGCCCGCTGCTCGTCGAGAAGGTCGAGGCCGAGGAGCTCGGCAAGAAGACCGGCTCCGGCTTCTACGACTACGAGGACGGCGAGGGCGCGCAGATCCCCTCGGACGCGATCGACGCGGACGTCCGTCGGCGGCTGCTCGCCGTGATGGCCAACGAGGTCGCCGGCCTCATCGGGAACGACGTCGCCGACGCGCCCGCGATCGACCGCGCCGTGATGCTCGGCGCCGGGTTCCCGGACGGGCCCGCGAAGCTCGCCGACAACGAGGGGCTCGCCGACCTCGTCGACGTCCTCGACGACCTCCACGAGGAGACGGGCGAGGCGCGCTACGAGGCGACCGACTACCTCCGCGAGGCGGCCGAGGCGGGCGGGTTCCACGGGGACGGCGCCGAGGGAGGCGACGCCGAGGACGGCGACGGAACGGGCGACCGCTTCGCCGCCTACGACACCCTCAACGTCGCCGTCGAGGACCGCGTCGGGCACGTCGAGATCGACCGCCCGCACCGGATGAACACGATAAGCGGCGAGCTGCTCGACGAGCTCGCCGACGCGATCGACCGGCTCGACGCCGACGACGACGTGCGGGCGATCCTGCTCTCCGGCGCCGGCGACCGCGCCTTCTCCGCCGGCGCCGACGTCCAGAGCATGGCCGCCGGCGGCGCCGAGCCGATAAGCGCGGTCGAGCTCTCGCGGCAGGGCCAACAGACGTTCGGCAAGTTAGAGGACTCCGATAAACCCGTGGTCGCCGCCATCGACGGCTACTGCCTCGGCGGCGGGATGGAGCTCGCCACCGCGGCCGACCTGCGGGTCGCCTCCGACCGCTCGGAGCTCGGCCAGCCAGAGCACAACCTCGGGCTCCTCCCCGGCTGGGGCGGCACCCAGCGGCTCGCCCGGATCGTCGGCGAGGGGCGCGCGAAGGAGATCATCTTCACCGCCGACCGCTACGAGGCCGAGACGCTGGCGGAGTACGGCTTCCTCAACGACGTGGTCCCGGGCGACGAGATCGACGAGCGCGCGCGGGAGCTGGTCGAGTCGCTCGCCGCCGGCCCGCCGATCGCGCAGAAGTACACGAAGCGCGCGATGCACGCCGGCCGCACCGACGGCGAGGCCGGCCTCGAGGTGGAGGCGATGGGCTTCGGCCACGTGATGAACACCGACGACCTCATGGAGGGCGTCACGGCGTTCATGGGCGACGGCGAGCCCGAGTTCGAAGGGAAGTAG
- a CDS encoding translation initiation factor 2 codes for MTAVVRAFVRRRSRVFARPGVGPLAVSREDPESATNPLDAVVGDVRADEADPTESARRALRAAELSGDIELVRCGEPLSVSDGTVDRTVYPFLFEAAAGRETSGSSAIEGEWLPPTDFLTRDAAPGVWESYRRVAPDVDLVRTDETHGASWLSLRALEAVRDAAGAVAFGARDGGIDRVAALARELRSARPSMIVVRHRIDRAMSGTERTPEAVHDRAVDALDAAHDADRLAAERAATPIADLPGSVATLSRSGTVAATLRRAGSAAVVGESRPSREGVAAAEGLVDAGLDVTLTTDAALPGLVREGDVGCVLLGADRVLPNGGVANKVGSYPLALAAADADVPVYAVAAADKIATTDRVVRESGEASTVYDGDRDVEVANPIFERVPGDLLTGVITEEGRLDRAAISERAREHESRSAWVSRWDRG; via the coding sequence GTGACCGCAGTCGTCAGGGCGTTCGTGCGACGCCGCTCTCGGGTGTTCGCCCGACCCGGTGTCGGACCGCTCGCCGTCAGTCGCGAGGACCCCGAATCGGCGACTAACCCGCTCGACGCGGTCGTCGGCGACGTGCGCGCGGACGAGGCCGATCCGACCGAGAGCGCGCGGCGGGCGCTGCGAGCGGCAGAGCTGAGCGGCGACATCGAGCTCGTCCGCTGCGGTGAGCCGCTGTCCGTCTCGGACGGAACGGTCGACCGGACGGTCTACCCGTTCCTGTTCGAGGCCGCGGCCGGCCGCGAGACGAGCGGTTCGTCCGCCATCGAGGGCGAGTGGCTCCCGCCGACAGATTTCCTCACGCGCGACGCGGCTCCGGGGGTGTGGGAGAGTTACCGCCGCGTCGCGCCCGACGTCGACCTGGTTCGGACCGACGAGACCCACGGCGCGTCGTGGCTCTCCCTCCGGGCGCTCGAGGCGGTCCGCGACGCGGCCGGCGCGGTCGCGTTCGGGGCGCGCGACGGGGGGATCGACCGGGTCGCGGCGCTCGCGCGCGAGCTCCGCAGCGCTCGGCCGAGCATGATCGTCGTTCGACACCGGATCGACCGGGCGATGAGCGGGACCGAGCGGACGCCCGAGGCGGTCCACGACCGCGCCGTCGACGCGCTCGACGCCGCGCACGACGCGGACCGGCTGGCGGCGGAGCGGGCGGCGACCCCGATCGCCGACCTGCCCGGGAGCGTCGCGACGCTGTCGCGGTCCGGAACCGTCGCGGCGACGTTGCGGCGGGCCGGGAGCGCGGCCGTCGTCGGCGAGTCGCGCCCGAGTCGCGAGGGGGTCGCCGCGGCCGAGGGGCTCGTCGACGCCGGTCTGGACGTCACGCTCACGACCGACGCCGCGCTTCCCGGCCTCGTTCGCGAGGGCGACGTCGGCTGCGTCCTGCTCGGCGCCGATCGGGTCCTGCCGAACGGGGGCGTGGCGAACAAGGTCGGGTCGTATCCGCTCGCGCTGGCCGCGGCCGACGCCGATGTCCCGGTGTACGCGGTCGCCGCCGCCGACAAGATCGCGACGACGGACCGGGTCGTTCGGGAGTCGGGGGAGGCGTCGACCGTGTACGACGGCGACCGCGACGTCGAGGTCGCGAACCCGATATTCGAGCGCGTCCCCGGCGACCTGCTGACCGGGGTGATAACCGAGGAGGGGCGGCTCGATCGGGCGGCGATCTCGGAGCGGGCCCGGGAACACGAGTCCCGGTCCGCGTGGGTGAGCCGGTGGGACCGCGGATAG
- a CDS encoding DNA-3-methyladenine glycosylase, whose translation MDDRVAATLREDPTLAALIDRHGRLSIEPADDEFARLCTSIVNQQLSTASAAAIRGRFVDVLGGEPTPDRVLAADEAALREAGLSGTKVEYLREAAGAFRDGDRDLTREGLADASDEAVVDALTEIRGVGEWTARMYLIFALGREDVLPLGDLAVRKGIERVYNDGEELGRAEMRDIAESWRPYRSYGTRYIWAEYES comes from the coding sequence ATGGACGACCGAGTCGCGGCGACCCTGCGCGAGGACCCGACGCTGGCGGCACTGATCGACCGGCACGGCCGGCTGTCGATCGAGCCCGCGGACGACGAGTTCGCCCGCCTCTGCACCTCGATCGTGAACCAGCAGCTCTCGACCGCCTCCGCGGCGGCGATCCGCGGGCGCTTCGTGGACGTGCTCGGCGGCGAGCCGACGCCGGACCGCGTGCTCGCGGCCGACGAGGCGGCCCTGCGCGAGGCCGGCCTCAGCGGGACGAAGGTCGAGTACCTGCGAGAGGCCGCCGGCGCCTTCCGCGACGGCGACCGCGACCTGACCCGCGAGGGGCTGGCGGACGCGAGCGACGAGGCGGTCGTCGACGCGCTCACCGAGATTCGCGGCGTGGGGGAGTGGACCGCGCGGATGTACCTCATCTTCGCGCTCGGCCGCGAGGACGTGCTCCCCCTCGGCGACCTCGCGGTGCGGAAGGGGATCGAGCGAGTGTACAACGACGGCGAGGAACTGGGGCGGGCGGAGATGCGCGACATCGCCGAGTCGTGGCGGCCCTACCGGAGCTACGGGACGCGCTACATCTGGGCGGAGTACGAGTCGTGA
- a CDS encoding Na+/H+ antiporter NhaC family protein has product MTDFGALSVAPPLLAIVLAVITRKAVLSLFLGIWSGAVIVTGGLGIVQTFEWIVAAVSDEFQATILVFTLLLGSGVAMVWNLGGTAAVRDWALERLDNQRQAGLVAWGLGIVLFFDDYANTAIVGSAMKDVSDRLRISREKLSYIVDSTAAPVATLGISSWVAFQLSLIAEGYESAGVAAANRPGTFEVFVSSIPFNMYAILAIVMVLLIVGTGRDYGEMLTAENRSWTSGRVTRDGAVPMQDVAGELGEPPASTPRLVNFFVPVAVLVAVTVGTALWSGDFSPVGFGGDLLAGELGAAGGRLWDAALNASYEVALMIGSFAMVASGFVLGRAYDIFGVGDATEYTIDGFGIMLTAASILVLAWGIGGAIDALGTGAYVANVAVGSVSPAFLPALVFVVAGVIAFSTGTSWGTMGIVTPIAIPIAWEISGGGAAGHTLVAAMVGVIFSGAIFGDHSSPISDTTVLSATFTGADLIDHVRTQIYYAVTVAAVVVLLLVVWGVTRVTPLALLPLGALLLAGLVYLLSEFDASRRGIDPVSVSESQDDDGERVVVAGHEQDN; this is encoded by the coding sequence ATGACCGACTTCGGAGCGCTGTCCGTCGCCCCGCCGCTGCTCGCGATCGTCCTCGCGGTGATCACCCGGAAGGCGGTGCTGTCGCTGTTCCTCGGCATCTGGTCGGGTGCCGTCATCGTCACGGGCGGGCTCGGGATCGTCCAGACGTTCGAGTGGATCGTCGCGGCGGTCTCCGACGAGTTCCAGGCGACCATCCTCGTGTTCACCCTGCTGCTCGGCTCCGGCGTCGCCATGGTGTGGAACCTCGGCGGCACCGCCGCGGTCCGCGACTGGGCGCTCGAGCGCCTCGACAACCAGCGGCAGGCCGGGCTCGTCGCGTGGGGGCTCGGGATCGTCCTCTTCTTCGACGACTACGCGAACACCGCCATCGTCGGATCCGCGATGAAGGACGTCTCCGACCGGCTCCGGATCTCCCGCGAGAAGCTCTCGTACATCGTCGACTCGACGGCGGCGCCGGTGGCGACGCTGGGGATCTCCTCGTGGGTCGCGTTCCAGCTCTCGCTCATCGCCGAGGGGTACGAGTCCGCGGGCGTCGCCGCCGCGAACCGCCCGGGCACCTTCGAGGTGTTCGTCTCCTCGATCCCGTTCAACATGTACGCGATCCTCGCGATCGTGATGGTCCTCCTGATCGTCGGCACCGGGCGGGACTACGGCGAGATGCTGACCGCCGAGAACCGCTCGTGGACCTCCGGGCGGGTGACGCGCGACGGGGCCGTGCCGATGCAGGACGTCGCCGGCGAGCTGGGCGAGCCGCCGGCGTCGACCCCGCGGCTCGTCAACTTCTTCGTCCCCGTGGCGGTGCTCGTCGCCGTGACGGTCGGGACCGCGCTGTGGTCCGGCGACTTCTCGCCGGTCGGCTTCGGCGGCGACCTCCTCGCCGGGGAGCTCGGCGCGGCCGGCGGGCGGCTGTGGGACGCCGCGCTCAACGCCTCGTACGAGGTCGCGCTCATGATCGGCTCGTTCGCGATGGTCGCCAGCGGCTTCGTCCTCGGGAGGGCCTACGACATCTTCGGCGTCGGCGACGCGACCGAGTACACGATCGACGGCTTCGGGATCATGCTCACCGCGGCCTCGATCCTCGTGCTCGCGTGGGGGATCGGCGGGGCGATCGACGCGCTCGGCACCGGCGCCTACGTCGCGAACGTCGCGGTGGGGTCCGTCTCCCCGGCGTTCCTGCCCGCCCTCGTGTTCGTCGTCGCCGGCGTCATCGCCTTCTCGACCGGGACCTCGTGGGGGACGATGGGGATCGTCACCCCGATCGCGATCCCGATCGCGTGGGAGATCAGCGGCGGCGGCGCAGCCGGCCACACGCTCGTGGCGGCGATGGTCGGCGTCATCTTCTCGGGCGCCATCTTCGGCGACCACAGCTCGCCAATCTCCGACACGACCGTTCTCTCGGCGACGTTCACCGGCGCCGACCTGATCGACCACGTCCGCACGCAGATCTACTACGCGGTCACCGTCGCCGCCGTGGTCGTGCTCCTCCTCGTCGTCTGGGGAGTCACCCGGGTGACGCCGCTCGCGCTGCTCCCGCTCGGCGCCCTGCTGCTCGCCGGGCTCGTGTACCTCCTCTCGGAGTTCGACGCCTCCCGCCGGGGGATCGACCCCGTGTCGGTCTCGGAGTCACAGGACGACGACGGCGAGCGCGTGGTCGTCGCCGGGCACGAGCAGGACAACTGA
- the asd gene encoding aspartate-semialdehyde dehydrogenase produces MSVRVGILGATGAVGQRFIQLLDDHPTFDLAAVTASGDSAGKTYREAAKWRVDTPIPESVAEMEVAETTPAGIADDDVDLLFSSLPSGVAAEVEPAFLEEGYVVSSNSSNDRMAADVPLTIPEINPGHLDLIEVQRDERGWDGALVKNPNCSTITMVPTLAAIDRFGVESVRVSTLQAVSGAGYSGVTSMEIIDNAIPHIGGEEEKMETESRKLLGEFDGAEVHLHGADVAASCNRIPTLDGHLENVFAEFAEDPSPADLREAMRSFEGAGALPSSPDQLIKVFGEDEPERPQPRLDRTYADGMGIVAGGVQSTEAGAKYNCLAHNTVRGAAGASLLNGELLVEEGYV; encoded by the coding sequence ATGTCTGTACGAGTCGGCATCCTCGGTGCCACCGGCGCCGTGGGTCAGCGGTTCATCCAGTTGCTCGACGACCACCCGACGTTCGACCTCGCGGCCGTCACGGCGAGCGGGGACAGCGCCGGGAAGACGTACCGCGAGGCGGCCAAATGGCGCGTCGACACGCCCATCCCGGAGAGCGTCGCGGAGATGGAGGTCGCGGAGACGACGCCCGCGGGGATCGCGGACGACGACGTCGACCTGCTCTTCTCGTCGCTTCCCTCGGGGGTCGCCGCCGAGGTCGAGCCCGCCTTCCTCGAGGAGGGGTACGTCGTCTCCTCGAACTCCTCGAACGACCGCATGGCGGCGGACGTCCCGCTCACCATCCCCGAGATCAACCCGGGCCACCTCGACCTCATCGAGGTCCAGCGCGACGAGCGCGGCTGGGACGGCGCCCTCGTGAAGAACCCGAACTGCTCGACGATCACGATGGTGCCCACGCTCGCGGCCATCGACCGGTTCGGCGTCGAGAGCGTCCGCGTCTCCACGCTGCAGGCGGTCTCGGGCGCTGGCTACTCCGGCGTCACCTCGATGGAGATCATCGACAACGCGATCCCGCACATCGGCGGCGAAGAGGAGAAGATGGAGACGGAGTCGCGCAAGCTCCTCGGCGAGTTCGACGGGGCGGAGGTGCACCTCCACGGCGCCGACGTGGCGGCCTCCTGTAACCGGATCCCCACGCTCGACGGCCACCTGGAGAACGTCTTCGCCGAGTTCGCCGAGGACCCGTCTCCGGCCGACCTCCGCGAGGCGATGCGCTCGTTCGAGGGCGCCGGCGCGCTCCCGAGCTCGCCCGACCAGCTCATCAAGGTGTTCGGTGAAGACGAGCCGGAGCGCCCGCAGCCCCGTCTCGACCGCACGTACGCCGACGGCATGGGCATCGTCGCCGGCGGCGTGCAGTCGACCGAGGCCGGCGCGAAGTACAACTGCCTCGCGCACAACACGGTCCGCGGCGCGGCGGGCGCCTCGCTGCTCAACGGGGAGCTGCTCGTCGAGGAAGGGTACGTCTAA
- a CDS encoding PH domain-containing protein, whose translation MADATTESDVPAPTPADHEVPEWLSLEDDEEIQWTGEPVPVSIVGTAVWGVLLTVVLIGFLILLMLPFSWLSLKNTDYVVTNKSLYVKKGILGTNIESVGLDKIQNTEYSQSFWGKQFGFGSIDISTAGSSGAEVSFQNVENAREVREKISGLTSEYAAENRRSGPTGDETTESAAATADRIDELVAELRGTRQAMERIERHLSEDGETPSDDSSSAEDPRN comes from the coding sequence ATGGCAGACGCGACTACCGAATCCGACGTCCCCGCACCGACGCCGGCCGACCACGAGGTTCCCGAGTGGCTCTCGCTCGAGGACGACGAAGAGATCCAGTGGACAGGCGAACCCGTTCCGGTCAGCATCGTCGGGACCGCCGTCTGGGGAGTGCTCCTCACGGTGGTCCTCATCGGCTTTCTCATCCTGCTTATGCTGCCGTTCTCGTGGCTCTCGCTGAAGAACACCGACTACGTGGTCACCAACAAGTCCCTGTACGTCAAGAAGGGGATCCTGGGAACGAACATCGAGAGCGTCGGCCTCGACAAGATCCAGAACACCGAGTACAGCCAGTCCTTCTGGGGGAAACAGTTCGGCTTCGGCAGCATCGACATCAGCACCGCCGGCAGTTCCGGCGCTGAGGTCAGTTTCCAGAACGTCGAAAACGCCCGCGAGGTCCGAGAGAAGATCTCCGGCCTGACCAGCGAATACGCCGCCGAAAACCGGCGGTCGGGTCCGACGGGCGACGAGACGACGGAATCGGCCGCCGCTACGGCCGACCGGATAGACGAACTGGTAGCGGAGCTCCGTGGCACTCGACAAGCCATGGAGCGGATAGAGCGGCACCTGAGCGAGGATGGGGAAACGCCGAGCGACGACTCGTCTTCCGCCGAGGACCCGCGGAACTGA
- a CDS encoding PH domain-containing protein, whose protein sequence is MVTSPDWLSLDEGEEVVWTGKPRLRRIVSNVVTFVVWSLAAFVAAFVLTAVLNVELPVPDRVVWAVAVLWTLFQAVTPVRAYLQTKNTDYLLTDENVYKKTGVWSENVTRIGVDNVQNTQLKKSFFGNVFDYGTILLSTAGGSGVEMSIEDLDDPDGLRTELRARIAEAGDGSRGEPGGGHGGLDPETIGALVDEATELRKTAETIERHLQ, encoded by the coding sequence ATGGTAACATCACCCGATTGGCTCTCGCTCGATGAGGGGGAGGAGGTCGTCTGGACGGGAAAGCCGCGGTTGCGCCGGATCGTTTCGAACGTCGTGACGTTCGTCGTCTGGTCGCTGGCGGCGTTCGTGGCGGCGTTCGTCCTCACGGCCGTTCTGAACGTCGAACTGCCCGTTCCGGATCGGGTGGTGTGGGCCGTCGCCGTCCTCTGGACGTTGTTCCAAGCCGTCACTCCCGTCCGGGCGTACTTGCAAACGAAGAACACCGACTACCTCCTCACCGACGAGAACGTCTACAAGAAGACCGGCGTCTGGTCGGAGAACGTCACCCGAATCGGCGTCGACAACGTCCAGAACACGCAGTTGAAGAAGAGCTTCTTCGGTAACGTCTTCGACTACGGGACGATCCTCCTCAGCACGGCCGGCGGGAGCGGCGTCGAGATGTCGATCGAGGACTTGGACGACCCCGACGGACTCCGTACCGAACTCCGGGCGAGGATCGCCGAGGCCGGCGACGGGAGCCGGGGTGAACCCGGAGGGGGGCACGGCGGCCTCGACCCCGAAACGATCGGGGCCCTCGTCGACGAGGCGACGGAACTGCGGAAAACCGCGGAAACCATCGAACGACACCTCCAATAG
- a CDS encoding RimK/LysX family protein, with protein sequence MSSDPVRVGVLSLHNSKETKAICNAVEDLGHEPVWLREENAAISVDDGEVSVEPAVDVIANRLLLSNTDQPAELLGLAATFERIRPMLNEPNAVLASIHKFATAATLADWNIRVPDALLALSNDRLNEGRERFGEVGVYKTAIGTHGGGTWKVDLTERVNPKVGNRQAFLQKLIDRDDEKHRDLRVYIVGDEIVGSMYRYAPEGDWRTNVALGGAVEDATDDMPEEAAETALYAADVMDLDYAGVDLVEGYDGWYVLEVNPTAGFKGLYEATGRSPAPHIARLAIETVGGEVDDADVERIAATLDDSRPSCAPVPKPTPSEQPVIGYIEEVVVTGTSGSTQALGKSDTGATRTSIDTQLAAEIGAGPIKSMTRVKSGSVKGGKARPVVDLVIGIGGNQHTVTASVEDRGHMDYPLLLGRDILTDYRVDVRKRADVDEAERGEVGEILEEEE encoded by the coding sequence ATGAGTTCGGACCCGGTCCGGGTGGGAGTGCTGTCGCTGCACAACAGCAAGGAAACGAAGGCGATCTGCAACGCGGTCGAGGACCTCGGGCACGAGCCCGTCTGGCTCCGCGAGGAGAACGCCGCGATCAGCGTCGACGACGGCGAGGTCTCGGTGGAGCCCGCCGTGGACGTCATCGCGAACCGGCTGCTGCTCTCGAACACCGATCAGCCCGCGGAGCTGCTCGGGCTGGCGGCGACGTTCGAGCGCATCCGGCCGATGCTGAACGAGCCGAACGCCGTGCTCGCGTCGATCCACAAGTTCGCGACGGCGGCGACGCTCGCCGACTGGAACATCCGTGTCCCCGACGCGCTGCTCGCGCTGTCGAACGACCGGCTCAACGAGGGTCGCGAGCGCTTCGGGGAGGTCGGCGTCTACAAGACCGCGATCGGCACCCACGGCGGCGGCACGTGGAAGGTCGACCTCACGGAGCGCGTGAACCCGAAGGTCGGCAATCGACAGGCGTTCCTCCAGAAGCTCATCGACCGCGACGACGAGAAGCACCGCGACCTGCGCGTGTACATCGTCGGCGACGAGATCGTCGGCTCGATGTACCGATACGCGCCCGAGGGCGACTGGCGCACCAACGTCGCGCTCGGCGGCGCGGTCGAGGACGCCACCGACGACATGCCCGAGGAGGCCGCCGAGACGGCGCTGTACGCGGCCGACGTGATGGACCTCGACTACGCCGGCGTCGACCTCGTCGAGGGGTACGACGGCTGGTACGTGCTGGAGGTGAACCCGACGGCCGGGTTTAAAGGCCTCTACGAGGCGACCGGCAGGAGCCCCGCGCCGCACATCGCGCGGCTCGCGATCGAGACGGTGGGCGGCGAGGTGGACGACGCCGACGTTGAGCGCATCGCGGCCACCCTCGACGACTCGCGGCCCTCCTGTGCGCCCGTCCCGAAGCCGACGCCGTCCGAACAGCCGGTCATCGGCTACATCGAGGAGGTCGTCGTCACCGGCACCTCCGGCTCCACCCAGGCGCTCGGGAAGTCCGACACGGGCGCGACGCGGACGAGCATCGACACCCAGCTCGCGGCCGAGATCGGCGCCGGCCCGATCAAGAGCATGACCCGAGTCAAGTCGGGCAGCGTGAAGGGCGGGAAGGCCCGCCCGGTCGTCGACCTCGTCATCGGAATCGGCGGGAACCAGCACACCGTCACCGCGAGCGTCGAGGACCGCGGGCACATGGACTACCCGCTCCTCCTCGGCCGCGACATCCTCACCGACTACCGGGTCGACGTGCGCAAGCGCGCTGACGTGGACGAGGCCGAACGCGGCGAGGTCGGCGAGATCCTCGAAGAAGAGGAGTAG